The following are encoded together in the Spiroplasma apis B31 genome:
- a CDS encoding SDR family NAD(P)-dependent oxidoreductase gives MKKNKKDFSNEYALVTGASRGLGLEYCKELLKIGYNLVCVSRNTDSLNDLKTSFPNQEIVTYNLDLSKWENNEILCENVKNKNITVLINNAGVGKSGNFLEGSFEKDEQMLSLNIYSLQYLTRFFVKKFKENDRGIILNIGSIIAWHTPGPYFATYYATKSYVYSMSVALDYELKRSKSNVRVKVITPGILNTSFLVSKFNDKEGSSYEKGANVVKFAKKSLKIGLRKKGKSAILVGVKDKVSVFFVRKLWRKLVLWFIYNYQKKRL, from the coding sequence ATGAAAAAAAATAAAAAAGACTTTAGTAACGAATATGCCTTAGTAACAGGCGCAAGCAGGGGTCTTGGTTTAGAATATTGTAAAGAACTTTTGAAGATTGGTTATAACTTAGTTTGCGTATCACGAAATACTGATAGTCTTAATGATTTGAAGACATCTTTTCCTAATCAAGAAATAGTAACCTACAATTTAGACTTATCTAAATGAGAAAACAACGAGATATTATGCGAAAATGTGAAAAATAAAAACATCACAGTTTTAATCAATAACGCTGGAGTTGGTAAATCTGGAAACTTCTTGGAAGGAAGTTTTGAAAAAGATGAGCAAATGCTATCTCTGAATATTTACTCTTTACAATACTTAACTAGGTTTTTTGTAAAAAAATTTAAAGAAAATGATAGGGGAATAATTCTGAACATTGGATCTATTATTGCGTGACATACTCCTGGTCCTTATTTTGCAACATACTATGCTACCAAAAGCTATGTATATAGTATGAGTGTTGCATTAGATTACGAATTAAAAAGAAGTAAGTCAAATGTCAGAGTAAAAGTCATAACACCCGGTATTTTGAACACAAGTTTTTTAGTAAGTAAATTCAATGATAAAGAAGGAAGTAGTTATGAAAAGGGTGCTAACGTAGTAAAATTTGCGAAAAAAAGCCTGAAGATTGGGTTACGTAAGAAAGGTAAATCAGCGATACTAGTCGGAGTAAAAGACAAAGTATCTGTATTTTTTGTACGTAAATTATGAAGAAAATTAGTACTTTGATTCATCTACAACTATCAAAAAAAACGACTTTAG
- the dnaE gene encoding DNA polymerase III subunit alpha, with protein MGYLNLLNIQSCYNFLESTIRPHDYVEFLKNQNFNFGFLADYNVMYGIPEFEEQCRANNIKPIIGVSFTISFGQIIVYAKNNEGYKSISTFSSYLQSFDKLDIDQTEKKFFQTLKNNVVVVFVPTVEFIDNYINKLKNHFGNESLFFGVDSSNHHFLKNEENVIFAQEVNFLYDSEYQTFLSLKAIASGELLTDVKNIKKTFYLKQESIANFIDIKKHLSSLEKIVNQVENHVSNDNRKHFLSYPNSKKIPSDNYLRLICEEAFENYQQQIDFKNIYIDRLDMELEVIKKMGFADYFLIVADFVAEAKRKNILVGPGRGSAAGSLVAFLLGITDLDPLKWGLLFERFLNIERITLPDIDIDFQDDRREEVLDYLFEKYGKDHFSTIVTFQTIGIKNAIRDCGRVFNLPIEEVSQMTKQISDRNVKDLQLALDSSETLRKYKEKYPHIFEVVSNIIGLPRQTGTHAAGVVFSDTKLHEVVPTKLGMNGITQTQYSMSYLEEIGLIKTDILGLRNLSIIQEVLKNIRESKNKVIELNKIPENDLETFALLRGGDTSGIFQLESEGMTDVLKKMKVNSIDDIALTSALFRPGPQENIPTFIKRKNNIENNYIIEESLKQILESTYGIIVYQEQVMQILKKVANLSLSKADIIRRAMSKKDQKLMDAFKNEFIEKAVNNNYSMEKAIELWNYIEKFAEYGFNKSHAVAYAKISYWMAYLKTHYKAEFYCALLNGVIRNEIKTFQYINELKASGFFVSHPNIKNPNSVYYFKDNKVMMPLSVIKHIGPEFMRNLKKIYTESKNAFDSLISLLSYLKKYNAIGDQKYNALVYSGAFDTYGYSRKDLISQKEMILNLSDVYGELGDPSITLDIEKRKDNPEEIISYEKEYLGFYISSHPLSILRNKLKNKEKLRLLSSLRGTPVVCETLVILGKMITKKDKNGNEMCFVNIEDESSEMLLTIFASSFETLKGKIKEGQTVILRIKTQFFNNKSSAVFQDLIKIF; from the coding sequence GTGGGTTATTTAAATTTATTAAATATTCAAAGTTGTTACAATTTTTTAGAGTCAACCATAAGACCCCATGACTACGTCGAATTTTTGAAGAACCAAAATTTTAATTTTGGTTTCTTAGCAGATTATAATGTTATGTATGGTATTCCTGAGTTCGAAGAACAATGTAGAGCTAATAACATAAAACCAATAATAGGAGTTAGCTTTACAATTTCTTTTGGTCAAATCATCGTTTATGCAAAAAACAACGAAGGTTATAAAAGTATTTCTACCTTTTCTTCTTACCTGCAAAGTTTTGATAAGTTAGACATTGATCAAACTGAGAAAAAGTTTTTTCAAACTTTAAAAAATAATGTAGTTGTAGTTTTTGTGCCAACGGTCGAATTTATTGATAACTATATAAATAAATTAAAAAATCATTTTGGTAACGAATCTTTATTTTTTGGTGTGGATAGTTCTAACCACCATTTTTTAAAAAATGAGGAAAATGTTATTTTCGCACAAGAGGTGAACTTCTTGTATGATTCTGAATACCAAACCTTTTTGTCATTAAAGGCAATTGCATCTGGTGAGCTATTAACTGATGTAAAAAATATTAAAAAAACATTTTATTTAAAACAGGAAAGCATTGCAAACTTCATTGACATAAAAAAACATTTGAGTAGCTTAGAAAAAATTGTTAATCAAGTAGAAAATCATGTAAGTAATGACAATAGGAAACATTTTTTAAGTTACCCAAATTCTAAAAAAATACCTTCTGATAATTATCTTAGATTAATATGTGAAGAAGCTTTCGAAAATTATCAACAACAAATAGACTTTAAAAATATTTATATCGATAGGCTTGATATGGAACTTGAAGTCATAAAAAAAATGGGCTTCGCAGATTATTTTTTAATTGTCGCTGACTTTGTCGCTGAAGCTAAAAGAAAAAATATATTAGTAGGACCCGGTAGAGGTTCTGCTGCAGGTAGCTTAGTTGCTTTTTTATTAGGTATCACAGATTTGGATCCTTTGAAATGGGGTTTGCTATTTGAACGTTTTTTAAATATTGAAAGGATAACTCTTCCAGATATTGATATAGATTTCCAAGATGACAGAAGAGAAGAAGTCCTGGATTATTTATTTGAAAAATATGGAAAAGACCATTTCTCAACAATAGTAACTTTTCAAACAATAGGAATAAAAAATGCCATTAGAGATTGTGGAAGGGTTTTCAACTTGCCTATTGAAGAGGTCTCTCAAATGACAAAGCAAATAAGTGACAGGAATGTTAAAGATTTACAATTGGCATTAGATAGTTCGGAAACACTTAGAAAGTATAAAGAAAAATACCCACACATCTTTGAAGTCGTTAGTAATATTATAGGACTGCCAAGGCAAACTGGTACACACGCTGCTGGAGTTGTGTTTTCTGATACTAAATTACATGAGGTTGTGCCGACGAAGTTGGGAATGAACGGAATAACACAAACTCAGTACTCAATGAGTTATTTAGAGGAAATCGGATTAATTAAAACTGATATCTTAGGTTTAAGAAACTTGTCGATTATTCAAGAAGTTTTAAAAAATATCAGAGAATCTAAAAACAAAGTTATTGAATTGAATAAAATACCAGAAAACGACTTAGAAACTTTTGCGCTTCTAAGAGGAGGGGATACTAGCGGGATATTCCAACTTGAGTCTGAAGGAATGACGGATGTTTTAAAAAAAATGAAAGTAAACTCTATTGATGATATCGCTTTAACTAGTGCATTATTTAGACCCGGTCCACAAGAGAACATTCCAACTTTCATAAAAAGAAAAAACAACATAGAAAATAATTATATTATTGAAGAAAGTTTAAAACAAATACTAGAAAGCACTTATGGAATAATTGTATATCAAGAACAAGTTATGCAAATATTGAAAAAAGTGGCTAATTTGAGTTTGAGTAAAGCAGATATAATTCGACGAGCAATGAGCAAAAAAGATCAAAAGTTAATGGATGCTTTTAAAAATGAATTCATAGAAAAAGCAGTTAATAATAATTACTCCATGGAAAAAGCAATTGAACTTTGAAATTATATTGAAAAATTTGCTGAGTATGGTTTCAATAAGTCTCACGCGGTAGCATATGCAAAAATTAGTTATTGAATGGCATACCTAAAAACTCACTACAAAGCCGAATTTTATTGCGCTTTGCTTAACGGAGTTATTAGAAATGAGATAAAGACTTTCCAATATATAAATGAATTAAAAGCCTCAGGATTTTTTGTTTCGCATCCCAATATTAAAAATCCAAATAGTGTTTATTATTTTAAAGACAACAAAGTTATGATGCCGTTATCAGTAATAAAACACATTGGACCTGAATTTATGCGTAATTTAAAAAAAATATACACCGAAAGTAAGAATGCTTTTGATAGTTTAATATCTTTACTCTCTTATTTGAAAAAATATAATGCAATTGGAGATCAAAAGTATAACGCTCTTGTGTACTCTGGGGCTTTTGACACTTATGGGTACTCTCGTAAAGACTTAATATCTCAAAAAGAAATGATTTTAAATTTGAGTGATGTATACGGAGAGTTAGGAGACCCTAGTATAACCTTAGATATTGAAAAAAGAAAAGATAATCCAGAAGAGATAATCTCATATGAAAAAGAGTACCTAGGTTTTTACATTTCTTCACATCCTCTTTCTATCTTGCGCAACAAGTTAAAAAATAAAGAAAAACTTCGACTTCTTAGTTCGCTAAGGGGTACTCCTGTCGTTTGTGAAACCCTAGTTATTCTGGGTAAAATGATTACAAAAAAAGATAAAAATGGAAATGAAATGTGTTTTGTTAATATTGAAGATGAATCATCAGAGATGTTATTGACCATATTTGCTTCTAGTTTCGAAACTTTAAAAGGAAAAATCAAAGAAGGACAAACCGTTATATTAAGAATCAAGACCCAGTTTTTTAATAACAAGTCTAGTGCTGTATTTCAGGATTTGATTAAAATTTTCTAA
- a CDS encoding DnaJ domain-containing protein produces the protein MDDLIRFIMRILYYVFIFWIVNLIFNGSARREQKYRKNSEGHNNFDEGFQNQEEWSNRGSRSSNSSHHTGSTSLIDEAYAVFGLTRKASDAEIKKKYRELANKYHPDKNPNDIEAQAEMTKINNAYEIITESRKTQKH, from the coding sequence ATGGATGACTTAATTAGATTTATTATGAGAATTTTGTATTACGTTTTCATTTTTTGAATTGTGAACCTTATTTTTAATGGATCAGCACGAAGAGAACAAAAATACAGAAAAAATAGTGAAGGACATAATAACTTCGACGAAGGTTTTCAAAATCAAGAAGAATGATCTAACAGGGGTTCGAGAAGTTCAAATAGTTCACACCATACAGGTAGTACATCATTGATCGACGAAGCTTACGCTGTTTTTGGATTAACAAGAAAAGCTTCTGATGCAGAAATCAAAAAAAAATATCGTGAACTAGCAAACAAATATCATCCAGATAAGAATCCCAACGACATTGAAGCACAAGCGGAGATGACTAAAATCAACAATGCCTACGAAATAATTACAGAAAGTAGAAAAACACAAAAACATTAA
- the rpsD gene encoding 30S ribosomal protein S4 — protein MSRYTGSIFKKSRRYGFSILETGKEFSKGKKRATAPGQHGGRRTKLSGYGQQMQEKQKVKFMYGLTERQFRNTYAKAKKISGITGTNFLQMLESRLDNIVYRMGLSLTRQGARQLVTHGHILVNNKKLDIPSYIVKPGEIISLKDKMQKNDKIVEALASNVATVDFVKFDKTKMSGTFVRLPERNELNQEINESLIVEWYNRLIK, from the coding sequence ATGTCAAGATATACAGGATCAATATTCAAAAAATCAAGAAGATACGGTTTTTCAATTCTTGAAACTGGGAAAGAGTTCTCAAAAGGTAAGAAAAGAGCTACAGCACCAGGTCAACACGGAGGAAGAAGAACTAAGTTGTCTGGTTATGGACAACAAATGCAAGAAAAACAAAAAGTAAAATTCATGTATGGTTTAACTGAAAGACAATTTAGAAATACATATGCTAAAGCTAAAAAAATAAGTGGTATTACCGGTACAAATTTCTTACAAATGTTAGAATCAAGGTTAGATAATATTGTTTATAGAATGGGATTGTCATTAACTAGACAAGGGGCTAGACAACTAGTAACTCACGGTCATATTTTAGTAAATAATAAGAAGTTAGATATTCCTTCATATATTGTTAAACCAGGAGAAATCATTTCATTAAAAGATAAAATGCAAAAGAATGATAAAATTGTCGAGGCGCTTGCAAGTAATGTTGCAACTGTGGACTTCGTTAAATTTGACAAAACAAAAATGTCAGGTACTTTTGTAAGACTTCCAGAGCGAAATGAACTAAACCAAGAAATAAATGAATCACTAATTGTTGAATGATACAATAGGTTAATTAAATAG
- the thiI gene encoding tRNA uracil 4-sulfurtransferase ThiI produces the protein MKNILVRYGELTLKGNNKNIFINKLIQNIKFKLKPYKDILEYKKDHNSLTIKVNDDSFVETICESLTKVFGIYSISVAEIVERDVNKVLEYTLKVAQSFNKGTFKVEVDRKDKFFELGSTEMKLKIAANILKNCAGLKVDVHNPDLKITVIIKQDGIYIFTSRQNGIKGLPVGISGKAISLLSGGIDSPVASYLVMKRGMVVDFLHFMTPPHTSVEALEKVFTLAKKLQTFNHSSFMLYVCDFSIILRELMHIKDESYRITIMRRVFVRIANKLATQIKAKAIITGDNLGQVASQTIESINTINETSNLTILRPLLTFDKEEIIHLAKKIGTYETSILPFDDVCSMYVPNKPVTKPKAYIAREQEKDILLDELIEYTISKFIKSFYFKDGEMIEKVEQNQRKEN, from the coding sequence ATGAAAAATATACTTGTAAGATATGGAGAGTTAACTTTAAAGGGGAATAACAAAAATATATTCATAAATAAGCTAATTCAAAATATTAAATTTAAATTAAAACCATATAAAGACATCTTAGAATACAAAAAAGACCACAACAGTTTAACAATAAAAGTAAATGACGATAGCTTTGTAGAAACTATTTGTGAGTCTTTGACAAAAGTATTTGGAATTTATTCAATATCAGTTGCTGAAATCGTAGAAAGAGATGTTAACAAGGTCTTAGAATATACTTTAAAAGTTGCTCAATCATTCAATAAGGGCACATTCAAGGTAGAAGTTGATCGAAAAGATAAGTTCTTTGAACTTGGCTCAACAGAAATGAAACTAAAAATTGCGGCTAATATTTTAAAAAATTGTGCGGGTTTGAAAGTCGATGTTCATAATCCTGATTTAAAAATAACTGTTATTATAAAACAAGACGGTATTTATATATTTACTTCTAGACAAAATGGTATAAAAGGACTACCAGTTGGGATTAGTGGAAAAGCAATATCATTATTAAGTGGCGGAATAGATTCACCAGTAGCAAGCTATTTGGTTATGAAAAGAGGTATGGTTGTAGATTTTCTACACTTTATGACACCCCCTCATACATCTGTTGAAGCTTTAGAGAAAGTGTTTACACTCGCAAAAAAGCTTCAAACTTTTAACCACTCTAGTTTTATGTTGTATGTTTGCGATTTTTCAATAATTTTACGCGAGCTAATGCATATAAAAGATGAATCTTATAGGATAACTATAATGAGAAGAGTTTTTGTTCGAATTGCAAATAAGTTAGCAACTCAAATTAAGGCCAAAGCTATTATAACAGGGGACAATCTTGGTCAGGTTGCTTCACAAACTATCGAGTCCATCAACACAATTAACGAGACCTCAAATTTAACTATATTGAGACCCTTACTAACATTTGATAAAGAAGAAATAATACATCTTGCAAAAAAAATCGGTACTTATGAAACATCAATTTTACCTTTCGATGATGTTTGTTCAATGTACGTCCCTAATAAACCTGTTACAAAACCAAAAGCATACATTGCAAGAGAACAGGAAAAAGATATATTATTAGATGAACTAATTGAATATACTATTAGCAAATTTATTAAATCTTTTTATTTTAAGGATGGTGAAATGATTGAAAAAGTTGAACAAAATCAAAGAAAAGAAAATTAA
- the polA gene encoding DNA polymerase I translates to MKKKILLVDGNALIFRAFYSQYGRTPLSTKAGIPTNAAYSFINMICNIAAEHQYFDIKVAFDKGKKTFRHEKLETYKAGRQKTPPELVAQFPIVREFLTEAKIDWFELDNYEADDIIGTISNKLKNDENYIVHILSNDQDMYQLIGDNVFVLSPKTGTSSLYVYDQEKLVEKWGIYPQQVTDYKGLRGDSSDNIKGVLGIGEKTAKELLQTYKNLDDIYQNIDDIKGSKQAKLLEGKEDAYLSKEIATIKLDIELNNFHIRKTDIDFDNLRAFFIKYEMNSLIKKLCSEEVKNPEVLKYQILTKWNPSYSDAINYIYLETLDQNYHNSEVIGMGIVNSKGNFFYIFGESEEINIFNWQEDKYDEDFRSFLKKNKFKTYDIKKTIYVLNSLGYDAPVDNFIYDMMLACYVLNPNVKSNFESHLMTINPEIQIESSDEIFGKGVKRSKNIDKDIKAKYLVTKASHIKATENNILHTLEDLEQLRLYENIELPFSKVLLSMEQEGVLIDREELKKQTEEVLLLLNKIEAEVKEELKDYISEDFNLASPKQLKEVLFDKMKIRNSNKGSTDKEALTDLINEHPVVEKILIYRKYSKLYSTYLKGFEKFVHENNKVHTIFNQTLTNTGRLSSSDPNLQNISIRDEEQKNVRKIFICKPGYKYISYDYSQIELRVLADVANEPTLIKAYANNLDIHELAAKNIFNINDDDKVTADQRRVAKVFNFGILYGLTDYGLSKDLKIPLKDAKEYIQKYNESFSEVDNFKKNTLEFALEHGYVKTMANRRRYILELKNSNHMIREFGKRAAINAPIQGTAADILKMAMIGVFNDLNGLDVDAKMVAQIHDEIIILAREETIDTVNQIVIRNMKEAYNNILELANHKRISLVPLDVNCSIGNNWYELK, encoded by the coding sequence ATGAAGAAAAAAATTTTATTAGTCGATGGAAATGCTCTAATATTTAGAGCATTTTATAGTCAGTATGGTAGAACACCATTGAGTACAAAAGCAGGTATTCCAACTAATGCTGCTTACTCTTTTATTAATATGATATGTAACATTGCTGCAGAACATCAATATTTTGATATAAAAGTTGCTTTTGATAAAGGAAAAAAAACCTTTAGGCATGAAAAGCTAGAAACATATAAAGCAGGTAGACAAAAAACACCTCCCGAATTGGTTGCACAATTCCCGATAGTTAGAGAGTTTTTAACTGAAGCTAAAATTGATTGATTTGAATTAGATAATTACGAAGCCGACGATATAATTGGGACAATTTCAAATAAATTAAAAAATGATGAAAATTATATAGTACACATATTGTCTAATGATCAAGATATGTATCAATTAATAGGTGATAATGTTTTTGTGTTGTCGCCTAAAACTGGTACTAGTAGTCTTTATGTATATGACCAAGAGAAATTAGTTGAAAAGTGAGGGATCTACCCACAACAAGTTACCGATTATAAAGGACTTAGAGGGGATAGTTCTGATAATATAAAAGGTGTTCTTGGCATAGGAGAAAAAACTGCTAAGGAGCTTTTACAAACATATAAAAATTTAGATGACATTTATCAAAATATCGATGATATCAAAGGAAGTAAACAAGCAAAATTATTAGAAGGTAAAGAAGATGCGTATTTATCAAAAGAAATAGCGACTATCAAGTTAGATATTGAATTAAATAACTTTCATATTAGAAAAACAGATATAGATTTCGATAATCTTAGAGCCTTTTTCATAAAATATGAAATGAACTCTTTGATTAAAAAACTTTGTAGTGAAGAAGTTAAGAATCCTGAAGTCTTAAAATATCAAATATTAACAAAATGAAATCCTAGTTATAGTGATGCAATAAATTATATTTATTTAGAAACTCTTGATCAAAATTATCATAATTCTGAGGTTATTGGAATGGGTATAGTGAATTCAAAAGGAAACTTTTTTTACATTTTTGGTGAATCTGAGGAAATAAACATATTCAATTGACAAGAAGATAAGTATGACGAAGACTTCAGAAGTTTTTTGAAAAAAAATAAATTTAAAACATATGATATAAAAAAGACAATTTATGTTTTAAATAGCCTTGGTTATGATGCACCAGTAGATAACTTTATCTATGATATGATGCTGGCTTGCTATGTTTTAAATCCCAATGTAAAATCTAACTTTGAATCTCACCTTATGACGATTAATCCGGAAATCCAAATTGAATCTAGTGATGAAATTTTTGGTAAAGGTGTCAAGCGAAGTAAAAACATAGATAAAGATATTAAAGCAAAATATTTAGTAACAAAAGCATCACACATAAAAGCAACCGAAAATAATATTTTACATACTCTAGAAGATCTTGAACAATTGCGTTTATATGAAAATATTGAATTACCATTTTCTAAAGTATTGCTATCTATGGAACAAGAGGGTGTTTTAATCGACCGTGAAGAGTTGAAAAAACAAACAGAAGAAGTTCTTTTGCTTTTAAATAAAATTGAAGCAGAAGTGAAAGAAGAACTTAAAGATTATATTAGCGAAGACTTTAACTTAGCTAGTCCTAAACAGTTGAAAGAAGTCTTATTCGATAAAATGAAAATAAGAAACTCAAATAAGGGAAGTACTGATAAAGAGGCCTTAACTGACCTTATAAATGAACATCCGGTCGTTGAGAAAATATTAATATATAGGAAGTACTCAAAATTATATTCAACCTACCTTAAGGGGTTCGAAAAGTTTGTACACGAAAACAATAAAGTACATACAATATTCAATCAAACACTGACAAACACAGGTCGATTAAGTTCTTCTGATCCAAATCTTCAAAATATCTCAATCCGTGATGAAGAACAAAAGAATGTAAGAAAAATATTCATTTGCAAACCAGGATATAAGTACATAAGTTACGACTATTCACAAATAGAGTTGAGAGTACTTGCAGATGTCGCTAATGAACCAACACTTATAAAAGCATATGCGAATAACTTAGATATTCACGAATTGGCAGCTAAAAACATTTTTAATATAAATGACGATGATAAAGTAACTGCGGACCAGCGAAGAGTAGCAAAAGTTTTCAATTTTGGTATCCTTTACGGTTTGACTGATTATGGTCTCTCTAAAGACCTTAAAATACCTTTGAAAGACGCAAAAGAATATATTCAAAAGTATAACGAATCTTTTTCTGAAGTCGATAATTTCAAAAAAAATACTTTAGAGTTTGCTTTGGAGCATGGTTATGTAAAAACAATGGCTAATAGAAGAAGATATATTTTAGAACTTAAAAATTCTAATCATATGATTAGAGAATTCGGGAAGAGAGCAGCTATTAATGCTCCAATACAAGGTACAGCCGCTGATATTCTGAAGATGGCGATGATTGGTGTTTTTAATGATCTTAATGGACTTGATGTAGATGCCAAAATGGTTGCTCAAATTCATGATGAGATAATCATTCTAGCAAGAGAAGAAACAATTGATACCGTGAATCAGATTGTAATTCGAAATATGAAGGAAGCTTACAATAATATATTAGAATTAGCAAATCACAAAAGAATATCACTTGTACCACTAGATGTTAATTGCTCGATAGGAAACAATTGATACGAGCTTAAATAA